In Gemmatimonadota bacterium, a genomic segment contains:
- a CDS encoding zinc-binding dehydrogenase, whose product MKRAVILGRNRGGVVEADVPKPRENWVLIKIHAAPLCNEFKGFAAGREEDYLGHEASGEVVEVAQPCRVEVGDRVVVMPGYPCGDCALCRSGDYIHCENNVDFEAFTGSAEGRATVAQYMLKPDWLLTPIPDDMSYEHGAMACCGLGPTYGAFDRLQVRGGDTVMITGMGPVGLGGVIGASHLGAEVIAVESHPYRKAKAMELGAAHVIDPVDEDALERIRDLTGGIGVDRAVDCSGSPAAHRLCIDALRRRGSLAFVGESGADTRLVVSPDMLRKGIDLKGSWHYNMKGALDIMGVIAKNREKLDRFITHRYPIAEIQQAWETQVSGECSKVVIQPWA is encoded by the coding sequence ATGAAACGGGCAGTGATACTCGGTCGGAACCGGGGCGGCGTCGTGGAAGCCGACGTTCCGAAACCGCGGGAAAACTGGGTACTGATCAAGATCCACGCGGCACCGCTCTGCAACGAGTTCAAGGGATTCGCGGCCGGCCGCGAGGAAGACTACCTGGGCCACGAGGCGTCCGGTGAGGTGGTCGAGGTCGCGCAGCCGTGCCGGGTCGAGGTGGGAGACCGGGTAGTGGTCATGCCCGGGTATCCCTGCGGCGATTGCGCCCTGTGCCGGTCCGGGGACTACATCCACTGCGAAAACAACGTGGACTTCGAGGCCTTCACCGGATCGGCCGAAGGCAGGGCGACTGTCGCGCAGTACATGCTCAAACCGGACTGGTTGTTGACGCCCATTCCCGATGATATGTCCTATGAGCATGGGGCCATGGCCTGCTGCGGACTGGGGCCGACCTACGGTGCCTTCGACCGCCTCCAGGTCCGGGGCGGCGACACTGTAATGATTACCGGCATGGGGCCGGTGGGCCTGGGCGGGGTGATCGGCGCATCTCATCTCGGCGCCGAGGTCATCGCCGTGGAATCCCATCCCTACCGCAAGGCGAAGGCCATGGAACTGGGCGCCGCGCACGTCATCGATCCGGTGGACGAGGACGCGCTGGAACGGATACGCGACCTGACCGGCGGGATCGGCGTGGACCGGGCAGTGGACTGCTCGGGGTCGCCGGCGGCCCACAGGCTCTGCATCGACGCGCTCCGCAGGAGGGGAAGCCTCGCCTTCGTCGGCGAGAGCGGGGCGGACACGCGCCTGGTCGTGAGTCCCGATATGTTACGCAAGGGCATCGATCTGAAGGGATCCTGGCACTACAACATGAAGGGTGCTCTCGACATCATGGGCGTCATTGCGAAAAACCGGGAGAAACTGGACCGTTTCATTACCCATCGGTATCCCATAGCTGAAATCCAGCAGGCATGGGAGACGCAGGTGTCC